In Shewanella sp. VB17, a single genomic region encodes these proteins:
- a CDS encoding NADH:flavin oxidoreductase/NADH oxidase: MSLFSPFKLGNVTLRNRIAVSPMCMYSAKDGMPDDWHLVHLGSRAIGGAGLIFTEATAVSPEGRITRGCTGLWNEQQQSAWSRIVDFLHVQGTVSGIQLAHAGRKASTDLPWLGGRPVSATSGGWTPFAPSPLAFNQGYSTPIALDEAGIEKVIEDFAGASRRARAAGFKVIEIHAAHGYLFHEFLSPLSNQREDNYGGSLENRARLLRAVVSVIREEWPRPLPLVVRLSATDWAPGGWDIDECVQLARWLKEDGVDMIDTSTGLNIATAKIPFEAEYQVPFAARIRRDANITTGAVGMITPGEQAEKIIERGDADIVLFARESLRDPYFPFRAAAECGADIEVPEQYLRAW; this comes from the coding sequence ATGTCACTGTTTTCGCCATTTAAGCTTGGTAATGTCACCTTGCGTAATCGTATTGCGGTTTCACCTATGTGTATGTATTCCGCGAAAGATGGCATGCCTGATGATTGGCATTTGGTGCATTTGGGGAGTAGGGCCATAGGTGGAGCTGGCTTGATTTTCACAGAAGCTACGGCGGTATCACCAGAAGGGCGGATTACCCGTGGTTGTACTGGTTTGTGGAATGAGCAGCAACAATCAGCATGGTCGCGGATTGTTGATTTTCTACATGTTCAGGGGACGGTGTCGGGTATACAGCTGGCACATGCGGGACGTAAGGCCAGTACCGATTTGCCATGGTTGGGTGGACGCCCGGTTTCTGCAACGTCAGGAGGCTGGACGCCTTTTGCTCCCAGCCCACTGGCGTTTAACCAAGGATACAGCACTCCCATTGCCCTAGATGAGGCTGGGATAGAAAAAGTTATTGAAGATTTTGCCGGCGCAAGCCGACGTGCTCGAGCAGCGGGTTTTAAGGTTATTGAAATTCATGCTGCACACGGATACTTATTTCACGAGTTTCTTTCACCATTGTCGAATCAAAGGGAAGATAACTATGGCGGCTCACTGGAGAATCGTGCCCGTTTGTTACGTGCTGTGGTTAGCGTTATCCGTGAAGAGTGGCCGCGACCTTTACCTTTGGTTGTTCGTTTATCGGCCACAGATTGGGCGCCGGGTGGTTGGGACATTGATGAATGTGTTCAGTTGGCTCGCTGGCTAAAAGAAGATGGTGTTGACATGATAGATACCTCTACTGGGCTGAATATCGCTACAGCAAAAATACCTTTTGAGGCTGAATATCAAGTCCCGTTTGCTGCGCGTATACGGCGCGATGCCAATATTACCACGGGTGCCGTGGGCATGATCACTCCTGGAGAACAGGCCGAAAAGATTATTGAACGCGGTGATGCGGATATTGTGCTGTTTGCAAGGGAATCATTGCGTGACCCATACTTTCCGTTTCGCGCTGCGGCTGAGTGCGGTGCAGACATTGAGGTACCTGAGCAGTATTTACGAGCATGGTAG